A genomic region of Amblyraja radiata isolate CabotCenter1 chromosome 16, sAmbRad1.1.pri, whole genome shotgun sequence contains the following coding sequences:
- the LOC116982269 gene encoding CAP-Gly domain-containing linker protein 1-like, whose product MFPSQLKEARVETAKLLENLKEKLHESEEALLERTQLVDVLEKKLDGKNQELALLENLKEKLCESEEALLERTQLVDVLEKKLDGNNRELAELVEDLSVIEIENEELKDKLLAEKNGMRTKVRNMTEKHEADLKKLNRKHRTQLRKVSEKHAEETSLKDQCCVQLNKDLQLLQSLACAPLAEQATCSLNYCTKQKIGELEEQVRLMTQEAEKSEARFITMEAQSKLKIKKIEEELDNVQIVPSRQELLELKDIAVDLEEENEQLHLKVNWLQHVESQNEGLQAKLEEYEEQHQNM is encoded by the exons TTGCTGGAAAACCTGAAGGAAAAACTCCATGAAAGCGAAGAGGCATTATTAGAAAGGACACAACTTGTGGATGTGTTGGAGAAAAAGCTTGATGGGAAGAATCAGGAGCTAGCG TTGCTGGAAAACCTGAAGGAAAAACTCTGTGAAAGCGAAGAGGCATTATTAGAAAGGACGCAACTTGTGGATGTGTTGGAGAAAAAGCTTGATGGGAATAATCGGGAGCTAGCG gagTTAGTTGAAGATTTGAGCGTCATTGAGATTGAAAATGAAGAACTCAAGGACAAGCTTCTGGCTGAAAAAAACGGAATGAGAACCAAAGTCCGAAATATGACGGAAAAGCATGAggcagatttaaaaaaactcaacagAAAACACAGGACTCAGCTCCGTAAAGTCAGTGAGAAACATGCTGAAGAAACATCACTGAAAGATCAGTGCTGTGTACAACTTAACAAAGATCTGCAACTTTTACAATCACTTGCCTGTGCACCTCTTGCAGAACAGGCAACTTGTTCTTTAAATTATTGCACCAAACAGAAGATTGGGGAACTGGAAG AACAAGTGAGGCTTATGACGCAAGAGGCTGAAAAATCAGAGGCCAGGTTCATTACAATGGAAGCTCAGTCCAAATTGAAAATCAAGAAGATTGAAGAGGAGCTGGACAATGTACAG ATTGTACCTTCTCGGCAGGAGCTGCTGGAGCTCAAAGATATAGCCGTTGACTTGGAAGAGGAGAACGAACAGTTACACCTGAAAGTGAACTGGCTGCAACACGTCGAGTCACAAAATG AGGGTCTTCAAGCAAAATTGGAAGAATATGAAGAGCAACACCAGAACATGTAA